In the Populus trichocarpa isolate Nisqually-1 chromosome 1, P.trichocarpa_v4.1, whole genome shotgun sequence genome, one interval contains:
- the LOC7491460 gene encoding probable purine permease 4, with translation MSNNSVRVQEDQKAKTNKRYMFLLVINYLFLFAGSLSSSLLSKFYFNHHGSSRWVSTWVQSAGFPLLIFPIYLPFYVLKCTDRRPFSHFTPRILILSILIGLMLGLNNLLFSWGNSYLPVSTSSLLLSSQLVFNLILSVIIVKQKITFQNLNCVVLLTLSSVLLALGSTHDKPQGLTRAKYFVGFFSTIGAGLLFALYLPVMEKIYKWIYCYEMVMEMQLVMEIAATALATAGMASDGGFSEMKRESQVKFDKGPEIYWVTVFANVVTWQLCFMGTAGMVFLTSSLTGGICMTALLAMNVLGGVLVYGDEFGGVKVVSTVLCGWGFCSYVYGMYLKMREEKEKENKNHGMEMAQNVVSANNV, from the coding sequence ATGAGCAATAATTCAGTTAGAGTGCAAGAAGACCAGAAGGCCAAGACGAACAAGAGATACATGTTTCTTTTGGTGATCAACTACCTGTTCCTCTTTGCGGGCTCACTCTCTTCGAGCTTACTCTCAAAGTTTTATTTCAACCATCACGGTTCAAGCAGATGGGTATCTACATGGGTACAATCTGCTGGTTTCCCTCTCCTTATCTTCCCCATTTACCTCCCTTTTTATGTCCTCAAATGCACTGATAGACGTCCCTTTAGTCACTTCACTCCAAGGATATTAATCTTATCAATCTTAATAGGTCTTATGTTAGGCCTGAATAACCTTCTCTTTTCATGGGGCAATTCTTATCTCCCAGTATCAACCTCATCTCTACTTTTGTCTTCTCAACTTGTATTCAACCTTATTCTCTCGGTTATCATAGTAAAACAAAAGATCACCTTTCAAAATCTCAACTGTGTAGTCCTTTTGACCCTAAGTTCAGTCCTTTTGGCTTTAGGTTCAACCCATGATAAACCTCAAGGACTAACCCGTGCAAAATACTTCGTTGGTTTCTTTTCAACCATAGGAGCTGGCttgttatttgctttatatttaCCAGTCATGGAAAAGATATACAAATGGATCTACTGTTATGAGATGGTGATGGAAATGCAGTTAGTGATGGAGATTGCAGCCACAGCTCTGGCCACCGCGGGGATGGCATCAGACGGTGGTTTTTCAGAGATGAAGAGAGAGAGCCAAGTCAAATTTGATAAAGGACCAGAGATTTACTGGGTGACGGTGTTCGCTAACGTGGTTACATGGCAGCTATGCTTCATGGGCACAGCAGGAATGGTTTTCTTAACATCATCACTAACAGGAGGGATTTGCATGACTGCCCTTTTGGCCATGAACGTGTTAGGAGGGGTGCTGGTCTATGGAGATGAGTTTGGTGGTGTCAAGGTAGTATCCACTGTGCTTTGTGGGTGGGGTTTTTGTTCTTATGTTTATGGTATGTATCTtaaaatgagagaagaaaaggagaaggagaatAAAAATCATGGGATGGAGATGGCTCAGAACGTTGTATCAGCCAACAATGTTTag
- the LOC7477779 gene encoding ycf3-interacting protein 1, chloroplastic, whose protein sequence is MMLTMALQLYQMPLTRSLSSSSSSSHSHSLFFQSHQYTPSLNERLTTRLASIFLYHNALRRRKTGNLLVGKEDIELSVQDQEEDQEEEEEEEEEALPPSPQDLQYVQDIKRVLELLRKNRDMIFSEVKLTVMIEDPREVERRRLLGIDDADTPTREDLAEALEQVNEGKIPKKREALQMLAEEMINWPNLEVEATKTKPSKSLYAKATDTGINLKEAARRLKIDWDSAAEIEDADMNDETDVPPVVGYGALYLVTGFPIIIGVAVVLILFYNSLQ, encoded by the exons ATGATGTTAACAATGGCTTTGCAACTTTACCAAATGCCCCTTACACGctcattatcttcttcttcttcttcttcacattCCCATTCACTCTTCTTTCAATCCCACCAATACACACCTTCTTTGAATGAGCGACTGACAACAAGATTGGCTAGTATTTTTCTCTACCATAACGCTTTGAGAAGGAGAAAGACTGGTAATTTGTTGGTTGGTAAAGAAGACATAGAATTGAGTGTCCAAGATCAAGAAGAAGAccaggaagaggaagaagaagaagaagaagaagcactaCCCCCTAGCCCTCAAGACCTCCAATATGTTCAAGATATCAAAAGG GTGTTGGAGCTTCTAAGGAAAAACAGAGACATGATATTTAGTGag GTTAAGTTGACAGTAATGATTGAGGACCCAAGAGAAGTTGAGAGAAGGAGACTGCTTGGTATTGATGATGCTGATACCCCAACCAGAGAGGACTTGGCTGAAGCTCTAGAACAA GTGAATGAAGgcaaaatcccaaaaaaacGGGAGGCACTTCAAATGCTAGCTGAGGAGATGATAAATTGGCCTAATTTGGAG GTTGAAGCAACAAAGACAAAGCCAAGCAAATCCCTTTATGCAAAAGCCACTGACACTGGCATAAATCTTAAAGAGGCTGCAAGGAGACTGAAAATTGATTGGGACTCAGCTGCTGAAATTGAGGATGCTGAtatgaatgatgaaactgacGTACCCCCAGTTGTG GGTTATGGAGCGCTATACTTGGTCACAGGTTTTCCAATCATCATTGGTGTTGCAGTAgtattaatcttattttataattctCTCCAGTAG
- the LOC112325005 gene encoding uncharacterized protein LOC112325005, translated as MVPASDIVLPTSNNGTRETLEISDDLDFCMSTAEHFHELKFIAIEESKKLVRKESMQKEKQISVDPISLRESSRRESSFNFMLPLVSTTPTPDLLPPALPSKSQLITCSLPSSACSSPSISFTMLKKKWKNESQASPRQIDKMASRHSSAHAPLAAQQEIHLRRSKSCAEGRTAAPADGLDLWFTRPNACKSNNRPHGHFKTEASKEDLITGEKMDSIDDGFKCGVLCLYLPGFAKGKPVRPKKEEVKVDLGNVISRTVSLEKFECGSWASSAIINDHEDDSMNLYFDLPMELIQTNSNDATSPVAAAFVFDKDRKGVLKSCSTRAAPRKSHESFRHVRFSTSSSTSHPTSPTSCITPRLQKAREDFNAFLEAQGA; from the coding sequence ATGGTCCCAGCTTCAGATATTGTCCTTCCCACTTCAAATAATGGAACTCGCGAAACACTTGAAATCTCTGATGATCTGGACTTCTGTATGAGTACTGCTGAACATTTCCATGAGTTAAAATTCATTGCTATTGAAGAATCTAAAAAGTTGGTCAGAAAGGAGAGTATGCAAAAGGAAAAGCAGATTTCAGTGGATCCAATATCGTTGAGAGAATCATCAAGGAGAGAATCTAGCTTCAATTTCATGCTGCCGCTAGTTTCAACTACTCCAACTCCAGACCTGCTACCACCTGCACTGCCTTCAAAATCCCAGCTTATAACCTGCAGCCTCCCCAGCTCAGCCTGCTCATCTCCTTCGATCAGCTTCACCATGTtgaagaagaaatggaaaaacGAAAGCCAAGCATCTCCCCGCCAAATTGACAAAATGGCCAGTCGACATTCTTCAGCACATGCTCCCCTCGCTGCTCAACAAGAAATTCACTTGCGAAGGAGCAAGTCTTGTGCAGAAGGAAGGACAGCTGCACCGGCTGATGGACTTGATCTTTGGTTCACCAGACCAAATGCTTGCAAATCCAATAACAGACCTCATGGACACTTCAAAACTGAGGCTAGCAAAGAAGATCTCATAACTGGTGAAAAGATGGATTCCATTGATGATGGATTTAAATGCGGTGTGCTATGCTTGTACCTCCCAGGCTTCGCAAAGGGAAAACCAGTGAGACCAAAAAAGGAAGAAGTAAAAGTAGATTTGGGAAATGTAATATCCAGGACAGTTTCTCTGGAAAAATTTGAATGTGGTTCATGGGCTTCATCGGCCATCATAAATGACCATGAAGATGACTCCATGAATCTTTACTTTGATTTGCCAATGGAGTTGATCCAAACTAATTCCAATGATGCAACTTCACCGGTTGCTGCCGCCTTCGTCTTCGACAAGGATCGAAAAGGAGTTCTCAAAAGTTGTTCAACAAGAGCAGCACCCAGGAAATCCCATGAATCTTTTCGCCACGTTCGGTTTTCAACATCATCTTCCACATCGCACCCTACCTCGCCAACTTCTTGCATTACACCTCGCTTGCAAAAGGCTAGGGAGGACTTCAATGCTTTCTTAGAAGCACAGGGTGCATGA
- the LOC7477780 gene encoding esterase, translating into MEFIPSTTIYLITLLSFSMPFATSATIFDFENCEFPAIFNFGDSNSDTGGLAASFTPPNFPNGETYFDMPAGRYCDGRLIIDFISKSLDLPYLSAYLNSLGTNFTHGANFATSSSTITLPTSIMPNGEYSPFYLGVQYEQFLRFKARSQLIREGGGIFARLMPREEYFEKALYTFDIGQNDLGAGFFSMSVEEVNASVPDMINAFSTNVENMYHLGARSFWIHNTGPIGCLGYILVGFPTAEKDVAGCAKPYNEVAQYFNHKLKESVFQLRRDFSTALFTYVDVYSLKYALFSEPKTYGFELPLVACCGYGNLYNYSSGAVCGATIAINGTQKTVGSCDTPSARVVWDGEHYTEAANKFIFDQISTGVFSDPPVPLKMACHRTADLQRY; encoded by the exons ATGGAATTTATTCCTAGTACTACAATCTATCTTATAACTCTTCTCTCCTTTTCCATGCCTTTTGCAACTTCCGCCACCATCTTTGATTTCGAAAACTGTGAGTTCCCAGCAATCTTTAACTTTGGTGACTCCAACTCCGATACCGGTGGATTGGCAGCTTCTTTCACCCCCCCTAACTTTCCCAATGGAGAGACATACTTTGACATGCCAGCAGGAAGATACTGTGATGGAAGGCttattatagattttattt CAAAGAGTCTTGATCTTCCGTATCTGAGTGCATATTTGAATTCTCTGGGGACGAACTTCACTCATGGAGCAAACTTTGCCACTTCATCATCCACCATTACCTTACCAACTAGTATTATGCCAAATGGTGAATACAGTCCTTTCTACCTTGGAGTACAATATGAGCAATTCTTGCGATTCAAAGCCAGGTCACAGTTGATCAGGGAAGGAG GAGGAATTTTTGCCAGGTTGATGCCCCGAgaagaatattttgaaaaagcttTATACACATTTGATATTGGTCAAAATGATCTCGGGGCTGGATTTTTTAGTATGTCTGTTGAGGAAGTGAATGCATCTGTCCCTGATATGAttaatgcattttcaacaaATGTTGAG AACATGTACCATTTGGGAGCTAGATCATTCTGGATTCATAACACCGGACCAATTGGTTGTCTCGGCTACATTTTAGTTGGATTTCCCACAGCAGAGAAAGATGTTGCAGGTTGCGCTAAGCCTTACAATGAAGTAGCTCAATACTTTAATCACAAGTtgaaggaaagtgtttttcaactcAGGAGAGATTTTTCAACAGCTTTATTCACATATGTAGATGTTTATTCTCTGAAGTATGCTTTGTTCAGCGAGCCGAAAACATATG GATTTGAGCTTCCACTTGTAGCATGCTGTGGCTATGGCAACCTGTATAACTATAGCAGCGGTGCTGTATGTGGAGCAACCATTGCAATAAACGGTACCCAAAAAACAGTGGGTTCATGTGATACCCCCTCGGCACGGGTAGTTTGGGATGGGGAGCACTACACTGAAGCtgcaaacaaatttatttttgatcaaATTTCTACAGGAGTATTTTCTGATCCACCTGTTCCTTTGAAAATGGCATGTCATAGGACTGCAGACCTTCAGAGATACTAA
- the LOC7477781 gene encoding galactan beta-1,4-galactosyltransferase GALS3: MGKERSEKERGGGEHNKRNLFVSCVVMNSCAAELKLLLTALLVICSVATLFQILPPRFTISASDLRFCISRISTSNTSIASLNSTPTSTPTMPPSPSPPSIRKDQVADNGVIKRVFNPYGSAAYNFITMGAYRGGLNTFAIIGLASKPLHVYSKPAYQCEWVPQSSSASNSTFSTVSYKMLPDWGYGHVYTVVVVNCTFSEAVNSENSGGKLFLEASTSGGGDRDFNITDRFEVLNESPGDINTTLFSSKPKYDYLYCGSSLYGGLSPQRVREWIAYHVRLFGKRSHFVIHDAGGVHEEVLEVLKPWMELGYVTLQDIKEQERFDGYYHNQFMVVNDCLHRYKFMAKWMFFFDVDEYIHVPQKNTIKSVLDSLSDYTQFTIEQMPMNNKLCLSADYGRYYRKWGFEKLVYKDVKRGIRRDRKYAIQPRNVFATGVHMSQNVAGKTTHKTEGMIRYFHYHGTAAQRREPCRNLLNVTEINFENNPYVLDTTMRDLAWSVKKFENQMIGPKLKNTRQ, from the exons ATGGGTAAAGAGAGatcagagaaagagagaggtggAGGAGAGCATAACAAGAGGAATTTGTTTGTGTCTTGTGTTGTAATGAACTCATGTGCTGCCGAGCTTAAACTTCTTTTAACAGCTCTTTTAGTTATTTGCAGTGTTGCTACCCTCTTCCAGATTCTCCCTCCACGTTTTACTATCTCTGCTTCTGATCTCCGTTTTTGCATCTCTAGGATTTCCACCTCCAACACCTCCATCGCTTCCCTCAACAGTACCCCAACCAGTACCCCAACCATGCCTCCAAGCCCATCCCCGCCCTCCATTCGAAAAGATCAAGTGGCTGACAATGGTGTTATCAAGCGAGTCTTTAACCCTTATGGTTCAGCTGCTTATAATTTCATCACCATGGGTGCTTACAGAGGTGGACTCAACACCTTTGCTATCATTGGCCTTGCTTCAAAACCTCTCCATGTTTACTCAAAACCCGCTTACCAATGTGAGTGGGTCCCCCAATCGTCCTCTGCATCCAACTCTACTTTCTCCACTGTTTCTTACAAGATGCTCCCTGATTGGGGTTATGGTCATGTCTACACTGTTGTTGTAGTGAACTGTACCTTTTCAGAGGCTGTTAATAGTGAAAATTCAGGCGGGAAGTTGTTCCTGGAAGCCTCAACATCAGGCGGTGGTGATAGAGATTTTAACATTACTGATAGATTTGAGGTTTTAAATGAATCCCCAGGAGATATAAACACGACCCTTTTTAGTTCAAAGCCTAAATATGATTATTTGTATTGTGGGTCATCTTTATATGGTGGGCTGAGTCCACAAAGAGTGAGGGAATGGATTGCTTATCATGTGAGATTATTTGGGAAAAGATCTCATTTTGTTATACATGATGCTGGTGGGGTTCATGAGGAGGTTTTAGAGGTTTTGAAGCCATGGATGGAATTGGGGTATGTTACATTGCAAGatataaaagaacaagagaGGTTTGATGGGTATTACCATAATCAGTTTATGGTTGTCAATGATTGTTTGCATAGGTATAAGTTTATGGCTAAGTGGATGTTCTTTTTTGATGTTGATGAGTATATTCATGTGCCACAAAAGAATACTATCAAGTCTGTCTTGGATTCGCTCTCGGATTATACTCAGTTCACTATTGAGCAAATGCCTATGAATAACAAGCTCTGCCTCTCTGCTGATTATGGTAGATATTACAG AAAGTGGGGGTTTGAGAAACTTGTATACAAAGATGTGAAGAGAGGCATAAGGAGAGACCGAAAATACGCAATCCAACCACGCAATGTCTTTGCAACCGGAGTGCACATGTCCCAGAACGTTGCCGGTAAAACAACACACAAAACTGAGGGCATGATCAGATATTTCCATTATCATGGAACCGCAGCACAGAGGCGTGAGCCATGCCGGAACCTGCTCAATGTCACGGAAATCAACTTTGAAAACAATCCTTATGTCCTTGACACAACAATGCGAGATCTTGCTTGGTCTGTGAAGAAATTTGAGAACCAAATGATTGGACCCAAGCTAAAAAATACTCGGCAATGA